The Desulfatiglans anilini DSM 4660 genomic interval AAGCTGCGCGCAGGCTGGCTTCCGACTGAAGAAGGCCCGATCCCTGCAGATCCCCCGCCTTTTCGTACGCTTTGAACCCGACTCCGCAGAATGCATCCTCATGCCTGAACGTCCCGTAAATGATCTGCTCCAACAGATCCGCCCGGTCTTCGAAGGCGAGGACGAACGCCGCCGTACACAAGGGTTCGGGGACCCCTGGAACGGCTTGCCGCAGAACCTTGAAATCGATCCCCTCCCCGGCTTCCCCCTCGGCAAGCCTCCGCCATTCCTTGACGTACGGACCCCATCGGTCCCGGCACCGCTCCAGTGCAAGGCGATTCGCCTCGGCAATCTCGAGGATCTCGGCCGGGTCCGCGACGCCGCCGAGATGGCAATGCAGCTCGGCCTTCGGAAGCCTCTGAAGCCACACCAGCTCGTCATCCTCCCTGGCCGGGTCGACGCCGATCCGCTGCGTCTTCAACCGTCTCACCAGGGAAGGGCGCAGGTTGTAGAGCGCGAGGAAATTCGTGCCCGTCTCCTCGCCCATCAACCGGTTGGCCTGGTTGCAGAAAAGAAAAGACGCCCTGCGCGAACGCTCCTGAACCTCCTCCATGAGGCCGGCCCCCGCCACGGCCGTCTCCAGAGGCTCCGATGCCGCCGGCATCTCGAGCGGATACCGATCCCGGCTGATCACCCTCCCGCTCTCATCCCCGAGGTCGGCGGCGGGGTTCCGCTCATGCCGCCCTGCCACGAGGGGAGTAACCGCGTCCTTCAAGTCTTCAGGCAACGGTTCGAGGAAAAAAGCCGCTTCCTGGCCCCACAGCTTTTTCGCGTAGTCATCATTCTGGATGACGTGGATCAGGGCGTGGCACCCGAAAAACACGGCGGCGTTCTGGATGTCCGAACTCATGGTCTTGCGTCCGCCCGCGAGAGATATCAAGAGATGCCCGTCGGCGCAGCGCTCGGCCGCGTGCAAAACGATCCGGAAAATGCACTCCCCCATTTGCCGGCATTCCTCTTCGGAAGCCAAATCCCCGGCTCCCGCCACCTGCCATATCCTGAGGACAGGGAGTCTCCCGCCTCCCCCGAACAGCCGGTGCCAAGCCAATAGATTCTGAATGGAAGTATCGGTCTTCTCACCCTTTGTCGTCACCATCCAGACTTCTTCGACCGGACGGATGTCCGCTGACCGGCGGGTCTCGGCGATCTCATCGCGCTTCGGATGACGGGCGTAAAGATCCACCAGATTCGGGTTCGTGAACCCCAGCAGCTCCGGCACGATCTGCCAGCTTGTGCCGAGCGTGGTTACCAGGATGTCGGACATAATGCCTACCCTTCTGGAAGGAGTATCATTCCTTTAAATCGATTGTTTTTCTCGGATTGACTTTATGTCATTCCACTCAAAGCGCGATATTCGCTCTTACCGTTAAAAACAAACGCCGATATGACCGCCGACATCGACTGTCAATCTGCGCAGGTCAGGGCATTCATTCTGACTTAGATCATATGAAACGGGCTGGTCCGGGGTGTAAAATACACCCCAGCCAAGAAATCCAAAACGGAGGACCAGCCCATGAAAAAAGTAGCGTATG includes:
- a CDS encoding CRISPR-associated ring nuclease, producing MSDILVTTLGTSWQIVPELLGFTNPNLVDLYARHPKRDEIAETRRSADIRPVEEVWMVTTKGEKTDTSIQNLLAWHRLFGGGGRLPVLRIWQVAGAGDLASEEECRQMGECIFRIVLHAAERCADGHLLISLAGGRKTMSSDIQNAAVFFGCHALIHVIQNDDYAKKLWGQEAAFFLEPLPEDLKDAVTPLVAGRHERNPAADLGDESGRVISRDRYPLEMPAASEPLETAVAGAGLMEEVQERSRRASFLFCNQANRLMGEETGTNFLALYNLRPSLVRRLKTQRIGVDPAREDDELVWLQRLPKAELHCHLGGVADPAEILEIAEANRLALERCRDRWGPYVKEWRRLAEGEAGEGIDFKVLRQAVPGVPEPLCTAAFVLAFEDRADLLEQIIYGTFRHEDAFCGVGFKAYEKAGDLQGSGLLQSEASLRAACRILCRKAAKHNVRHLEVRCSPMNYGKGGLDPAEVVRVIDAELAAEGGPASYALIFTASRHGIMSKVYENIELAERLLGGDGSGFPSLRGFDLAGSEEAARPEQMREAFMPMMRRCLRLTIHAGETSSAESIWEAVYHLNAERIGHGLTLKENPVLLDKFRDRDIAIEMCPSSNVQIVGFRDNFLQVTWRREPYPLKEYLERGLRVTVNTDNPGISRTDFTRELHRAARLTEGGLTLWEILLLVRNGFKASFAPRGRRQELLREAEKEIIQLIQERLP